A single region of the Magnetococcus sp. PR-3 genome encodes:
- a CDS encoding glycosyltransferase family 2 protein, which translates to MKVIVIVPAYNEEEMIARTVTALKAQVPVYEAADMTLQIYVVDDGSTDKTRQEAEQAGADRVVRHRVNQGLGAAVRSGITAAHGDKADITVKFDADLQHDPADIMTLIQPIIEDTSDVVYGNRFERISYKMPFVRRIGNKVFTGLMRWLTKWPLKDSQPGIFAVSRVYTRQFYLPGDYNYTQQILVDAYRKGMRFEHVSVAFRKRVTGKSFISLRYPFKVLPQIFLVLVSVRPLKIFAPIGLGCFALGTLIACFEMGQWLFGLYPKPVQHVNLVLALSMFGLQTLFFGILAHLIVDFKGRN; encoded by the coding sequence ATGAAAGTGATCGTCATTGTTCCTGCTTATAATGAAGAGGAGATGATTGCGCGTACCGTGACGGCGCTCAAAGCTCAGGTGCCGGTGTACGAAGCTGCCGACATGACCTTGCAAATCTATGTGGTGGATGATGGCTCAACCGATAAGACCCGACAGGAAGCTGAACAGGCTGGTGCTGATCGGGTGGTTCGTCATCGGGTTAACCAAGGTTTGGGTGCTGCCGTACGAAGTGGCATAACCGCTGCTCATGGTGATAAAGCCGATATCACGGTTAAGTTTGATGCAGATTTACAGCATGATCCTGCCGATATTATGACCTTGATTCAGCCAATTATTGAGGATACATCCGATGTGGTTTATGGCAACCGCTTTGAGCGAATTAGCTATAAAATGCCGTTTGTGCGTCGGATTGGAAATAAGGTATTTACCGGTTTAATGCGTTGGTTGACCAAATGGCCCTTAAAAGATAGCCAGCCGGGTATTTTTGCCGTAAGCCGTGTGTATACCCGTCAGTTTTATCTACCGGGGGATTATAACTATACCCAGCAGATTCTTGTGGATGCCTACCGTAAAGGTATGCGGTTTGAGCATGTCTCTGTCGCGTTTCGCAAGCGGGTGACGGGAAAATCGTTTATCTCTCTACGCTACCCCTTCAAGGTGTTGCCACAGATTTTTTTGGTGTTGGTCTCCGTACGTCCACTTAAGATCTTTGCCCCCATCGGGCTGGGTTGTTTTGCACTGGGTACCCTGATCGCATGTTTTGAAATGGGTCAGTGGTTGTTTGGCCTGTACCCTAAGCCTGTTCAGCATGTCAATTTGGTGCTGGCTTTAAGTATGTTTGGGTTGCAGACGCTGTTTTTTGGCATATTGGCGCATCTCATTGTGGATTTTAAAGGGCGTAATTAA
- a CDS encoding NAD(P)/FAD-dependent oxidoreductase translates to MNPLVIIGTGLAGYGLAKELRKLKDSRPITLITGDDGSFYSKPMLSSALAQNKDAQGLVMASAEQMSEQLDAQVLTHTFVDHIEPAKRQVVLTDGQVVSYAQLVLAVGANPIQLPFRGTGASDVMQVNSLADYAQWRDRLKDVEKVILIGPGLIGCEFANDLLKVGKKVALVGPDPWPISTLIPEKAGRALQQVLKKVGAQWHLETFNGAIEKEGRHYQTTLKNGTVVDGDLVLSAVGLKPNVDMAKAAGLAVNRGIVTNEYLQTSDPHIYALGDCAEVNGANLPYVQPLMVGGRALAATLAHKPTPVIYPIMPVVIKTTLHPIVTMPPGDRAGSWFMSHTPKGVMGRYMGEGGVLEGFVLTGEHTKLKSTLVKEMQTAIAA, encoded by the coding sequence ATGAATCCATTGGTGATTATTGGAACTGGCTTAGCTGGCTACGGGCTAGCCAAGGAGTTGAGAAAGCTCAAAGATTCCCGCCCCATTACTTTGATCACAGGGGATGATGGATCTTTTTACTCCAAACCCATGTTGTCCAGCGCTTTGGCACAGAACAAAGATGCACAAGGTCTGGTTATGGCCAGTGCTGAACAGATGTCTGAACAGTTGGATGCTCAGGTTTTAACCCATACCTTTGTGGATCATATTGAACCGGCCAAACGGCAAGTGGTTCTGACGGATGGTCAAGTGGTTTCTTATGCACAGTTGGTGCTCGCTGTGGGCGCGAACCCGATTCAGCTTCCATTTCGGGGGACAGGGGCATCCGATGTTATGCAGGTTAACTCTTTAGCAGATTATGCGCAGTGGCGTGACCGTTTAAAGGATGTCGAAAAGGTTATTCTTATCGGTCCTGGATTAATTGGCTGTGAGTTTGCCAACGATCTACTAAAGGTGGGTAAGAAGGTGGCTTTGGTTGGCCCCGACCCTTGGCCCATCAGCACCCTCATTCCAGAAAAGGCTGGGCGAGCTTTACAACAGGTTTTGAAAAAAGTGGGGGCGCAGTGGCACCTTGAAACCTTTAATGGAGCCATTGAAAAAGAGGGTCGCCACTATCAGACCACATTAAAGAACGGCACTGTGGTTGATGGGGATCTGGTGCTCTCTGCGGTGGGGCTAAAACCTAATGTCGATATGGCCAAAGCTGCCGGATTGGCTGTTAATCGGGGGATTGTGACCAACGAATATCTACAAACCTCAGACCCCCATATTTATGCACTGGGGGACTGTGCAGAGGTTAATGGTGCCAATTTACCTTACGTGCAGCCTCTAATGGTTGGGGGGCGTGCATTGGCCGCCACGCTGGCCCATAAACCAACACCTGTTATCTACCCGATTATGCCGGTGGTTATTAAAACAACCCTTCACCCCATTGTGACCATGCCCCCTGGAGACCGGGCTGGCTCTTGGTTTATGAGCCACACACCTAAAGGTGTGATGGGGCGCTACATGGGAGAAGGCGGTGTGCTTGAAGGCTTTGTTCTTACAGGAGAACATACCAAGCTTAAAAGCACTTTGGTTAAAGAGATGCAAACAGCTATTGCAGCTTAA
- a CDS encoding AEC family transporter, which yields MENLILVFLLVMAGYSFQRLQAFPAPQAAAILNQYVIHISLPALVLWQVPKLPFSTELLAPLLMPWLLLIITAGLVLMVAKLLHWSRPLTGGMLMVVPLGNTSFVGVPLIEALYGGHGVPYAILYDQTGTFLALATYGAVILAAYHGDGMPGFKPTVRKILTFPPFLSLIGALILRFTYNPPFLEFYLQKLAETLVPVVMVAVGLSFKLRPPPGESLELGIGLLLKLVVTPLVALAICLVMGWQGVAAEVTVLEAGMPSMITAGALAMAAGFAPQVMAAMVGWGIVLAFGTLLMIKQLLFLLG from the coding sequence ATGGAAAATTTGATCCTTGTTTTTCTGCTGGTCATGGCGGGTTATAGCTTTCAGCGGCTACAGGCTTTTCCCGCCCCCCAGGCTGCGGCCATACTTAATCAGTATGTGATCCATATCTCCCTACCAGCTCTGGTGCTCTGGCAGGTTCCCAAACTGCCTTTTTCCACTGAACTACTGGCCCCTCTCCTCATGCCATGGCTGCTGTTGATCATCACAGCTGGGCTGGTTTTGATGGTTGCCAAACTTTTACATTGGAGCCGTCCTCTGACCGGGGGCATGCTCATGGTTGTTCCCCTAGGGAACACCTCCTTTGTCGGGGTGCCTCTGATTGAGGCGCTCTATGGTGGTCATGGTGTACCCTACGCCATCCTCTATGATCAAACCGGGACGTTTTTGGCTTTGGCAACTTACGGGGCCGTCATCCTAGCCGCCTACCACGGCGATGGCATGCCCGGCTTTAAGCCCACTGTCCGTAAAATACTGACTTTTCCGCCCTTTTTGTCCCTGATCGGTGCCCTTATTCTGCGGTTTACCTATAACCCACCCTTTTTGGAGTTCTATCTTCAAAAGTTGGCTGAGACCCTGGTACCTGTTGTGATGGTTGCCGTGGGGCTCTCTTTCAAGCTCCGACCACCACCTGGAGAGAGCTTAGAGCTGGGAATCGGCTTACTGCTAAAACTTGTGGTCACCCCCCTGGTTGCCTTGGCCATCTGTCTAGTCATGGGGTGGCAAGGGGTTGCGGCTGAAGTGACGGTACTGGAAGCAGGCATGCCCTCCATGATTACAGCGGGTGCCTTGGCCATGGCAGCTGGATTTGCCCCCCAAGTTATGGCAGCCATGGTGGGATGGGGTATCGTACTGGCTTTTGGCACACTGTTGATGATAAAACAGCTTCTTTTTCTGCTGGGTTAA
- the asnB gene encoding asparagine synthase (glutamine-hydrolyzing), whose amino-acid sequence MCGIVAEFGQRSPQGAREAALNRLTHRGPDHGGTWQQQHPTPVWLGHRRLAIVDTSAAGNQPLHHQQGALHLVGNGEIYNAPALQKQLEDLGHKFHSHSDNEAILHAYQQWGMAFLDHLEGMFAFMLWDAHKQRLIAARDRLGIKPLFYTQTSTGGVVLASEASAMVGLNGVAKQGYDRDALAHVLAYGYIPDPYAIWKGVHKLSPGHALTWQAGQEVQVHPYWTPPTQSNPECDDRQWPERYEAILHEHLLSDVPLSLFLSGGLDSTSVAVGVKKLGHQLKAFSLGFPNHPRDESLVAQATAEQLNHPFQRVVMQAQGLADQIDAALPTQDEPHLFGSYLTMLNICGAVAKDYKVVLSGDGGDELFAGYNWYRDIPTELPRLATLKHKLARPLLRHAPMPEALRARARMAFACRSPLHRHAWRTSHRFLPEEIEALLKPADIPYSEDAFLAPLERWFTPGLPLVRALQRVDLMTFCSNHICAKVDRASMAHALEVRVPYLDRRLVEWALSRPEDAREAHGNKPLIRDYVAPHVPAQVLHQRKQGFSLRTGWPPGMEGILMGWVDESPLIQSSILRADWRRFLPPDDTLREQKLWLLALLGRWMHHHA is encoded by the coding sequence ATGTGTGGTATTGTCGCGGAGTTTGGTCAAAGAAGCCCTCAAGGTGCACGGGAAGCGGCGTTGAACAGATTAACCCACCGCGGCCCTGACCATGGTGGCACCTGGCAACAACAGCACCCTACCCCGGTCTGGCTGGGGCATCGACGTTTGGCCATTGTGGATACCAGCGCGGCGGGTAACCAGCCACTCCACCACCAGCAAGGGGCACTGCACCTGGTTGGTAATGGTGAGATATACAACGCGCCTGCACTACAAAAGCAGTTGGAAGATCTGGGGCATAAGTTTCACTCACACAGCGACAACGAAGCCATTTTGCATGCCTACCAACAGTGGGGCATGGCCTTTCTAGACCATCTTGAAGGCATGTTTGCCTTTATGCTTTGGGACGCCCATAAACAGCGCTTAATTGCCGCCCGTGACCGTCTCGGCATTAAGCCTCTGTTCTACACCCAAACATCAACAGGGGGGGTGGTTTTGGCATCTGAAGCCTCCGCCATGGTGGGGCTCAACGGTGTGGCCAAACAGGGCTATGATCGAGATGCCCTGGCTCACGTGCTGGCTTATGGATATATCCCTGACCCCTATGCCATCTGGAAAGGGGTACACAAGCTCTCCCCCGGTCACGCTTTAACCTGGCAGGCTGGGCAAGAGGTACAGGTACACCCCTACTGGACCCCCCCCACGCAGAGCAACCCTGAATGTGATGACCGCCAGTGGCCTGAGCGGTATGAAGCCATTTTACACGAACATCTGCTTAGTGATGTACCCTTAAGTCTGTTTTTAAGTGGTGGATTAGACTCTACTTCGGTTGCTGTAGGGGTTAAAAAACTGGGGCATCAGCTCAAAGCGTTCTCCTTGGGCTTTCCCAACCACCCACGGGATGAATCCCTGGTTGCCCAGGCAACCGCTGAACAGTTGAACCACCCCTTCCAAAGGGTTGTCATGCAGGCCCAGGGACTTGCTGACCAGATTGATGCAGCCTTGCCAACCCAGGATGAACCGCACCTGTTTGGCTCCTATCTCACCATGCTGAATATCTGCGGGGCGGTGGCCAAAGATTACAAAGTGGTTCTCTCAGGAGATGGGGGGGATGAGCTTTTTGCGGGATACAACTGGTACCGGGATATCCCTACGGAGCTTCCCCGTCTGGCCACCTTAAAACATAAGCTGGCCCGCCCCCTTTTACGCCACGCCCCGATGCCGGAAGCACTGCGCGCACGGGCACGTATGGCCTTTGCCTGTCGATCCCCCCTGCATCGTCATGCATGGCGAACCAGCCACCGGTTTTTACCAGAAGAGATTGAGGCCCTGCTAAAGCCCGCGGACATACCCTACAGTGAAGATGCCTTTTTAGCCCCCCTTGAACGCTGGTTTACACCAGGATTACCTCTGGTTCGAGCGTTACAACGGGTAGATCTTATGACCTTCTGCAGCAACCATATTTGTGCCAAGGTGGATCGAGCCAGCATGGCCCATGCATTAGAGGTGCGGGTCCCTTATCTGGACCGTCGTTTGGTTGAGTGGGCGTTGAGCCGGCCTGAAGATGCCAGGGAAGCACACGGCAATAAACCTCTGATCCGTGACTATGTTGCGCCCCATGTACCTGCCCAAGTCCTCCACCAGAGAAAACAGGGGTTTAGTCTACGCACGGGCTGGCCACCTGGGATGGAAGGAATTTTGATGGGTTGGGTGGATGAGAGCCCCCTCATCCAATCCTCCATCCTACGGGCAGATTGGCGGCGTTTTCTGCCACCTGATGACACCCTTCGTGAACAAAAACTGTGGCTTCTGGCTCTACTGGGACGCTGGATGCACCATCACGCCTAG
- a CDS encoding glycosyltransferase family 2 protein, translating to MQKTKKGSRDPTVPTVSFVMSVRDGELFLREAVESILTQSFGDFECIIVDSASTDSTPHILKELAGQDARIVLQHLSDPSTTQAQALNHGLQQARGHWIARMDADDCCHPQRLAKQLAYLSEHPKVGLLGCGSRVVDRSGVLQQELIPPVQDLAIRWVWLCHNPFYHASVIFRRLLPNGKPVRYNPTYRFHSDYQLWGEMMQVMEVANLDALLMDQRDHSDNSSLRQHGESRDAARQQVKANLEALMPDQLWSEISVKKLRNMVRYPPYLKDYRTMREAMEVLHVWHRFAKRHKKHPKRQHKIVVKELIILFMSAIPMAHMFQAWRSGLLKELWRMDRGVVVSHLKSRFLAISSSAG from the coding sequence ATGCAAAAGACGAAGAAGGGGTCTAGGGACCCGACGGTACCCACCGTCTCTTTTGTGATGTCTGTGCGTGATGGCGAGCTGTTTTTAAGAGAAGCGGTTGAGAGTATTCTGACCCAAAGTTTTGGGGATTTTGAGTGCATTATTGTGGACAGTGCCTCGACAGATAGTACCCCGCATATTCTTAAAGAGCTGGCCGGTCAGGATGCACGGATTGTTTTACAGCATCTCTCAGATCCATCCACAACCCAGGCCCAGGCCTTAAACCATGGCTTACAACAAGCCCGTGGTCACTGGATTGCCCGTATGGATGCGGATGATTGTTGTCATCCTCAGCGTTTGGCCAAACAGCTGGCTTATCTCAGTGAGCACCCCAAGGTTGGCCTGCTTGGGTGTGGTAGCCGTGTGGTGGATCGTAGTGGTGTCTTGCAACAGGAGTTGATCCCCCCTGTGCAGGATTTAGCCATTCGTTGGGTTTGGCTCTGCCATAACCCGTTTTACCACGCCTCTGTGATTTTTCGTCGTCTTCTTCCCAATGGTAAACCGGTTCGCTATAACCCCACCTATCGTTTTCACAGCGATTATCAGTTGTGGGGCGAGATGATGCAGGTGATGGAAGTAGCCAACTTGGATGCACTGTTGATGGATCAGCGTGATCATAGTGATAATAGTAGCTTGCGACAGCATGGTGAAAGTAGGGATGCCGCACGACAGCAGGTGAAGGCCAATTTGGAAGCCCTGATGCCTGATCAGCTGTGGAGTGAGATCAGCGTAAAAAAGCTACGGAATATGGTGCGGTACCCCCCTTATTTAAAGGATTATCGTACCATGCGAGAAGCCATGGAGGTTTTACATGTGTGGCATCGCTTTGCCAAACGGCATAAAAAACATCCCAAACGGCAGCATAAGATCGTCGTAAAAGAGCTTATTATACTGTTCATGTCAGCCATACCTATGGCGCATATGTTTCAAGCGTGGCGTAGTGGCTTGCTTAAAGAGCTCTGGCGTATGGACCGGGGGGTGGTTGTCTCTCATCTTAAATCCCGGTTTTTAGCCATCAGTAGTAGTGCTGGCTAA
- a CDS encoding tetratricopeptide repeat protein, whose protein sequence is MTLEEAFKQAAQWHKQGLLDQAESLYLQILNAAPEHPVVLYHLALISQMREDKVQFEARLLAVLAVDPQHQDGHRQLGTLYTGLQQLEKGAEHFQQAMSAGDESVTLLVNYGYNQLRQEQLEKAQALFEQALQQQPLDAAWDGLAKVCRARGDLSGADAAYAQALMLNPDSVAHLCNRALLLNQMERHREAEDLFREVLKRDPNLAEAHNGLGVLLRKTRRHLEARQHFEQALALEENFIAAHNNLANTLVDVGLADEAIVHFEQALALEENRDIRSNMLMCLNYTTHYTGPDLSKALRVWQQHHGRGFAEPHFLNNPDPHRRLKVGYISADLCQHPLGFFHLPLFENHDPQAVESYVYSSTVKHDWLTALCQKHVDHWYDLAGQPDEVVAQQIAEDGIDLLMDLSGHTRGNRMMLLVKGSAPVQILAGGCYSSNGIDRMDAVLADPYQIPEVLTSCFSEPLQYLPGYLNTVYAPPPYMPEVKPLPALNNGHITFGCCNNMAKINPEVIALWSKLLKRLPTSRLILRTHGLNGVQTQQRVMDTFAMHGVPAHQLQLDGGVAHAQLLAGYGDMDIALDPFPYSGGLTTIEALWMGVPVVALHGDRLAGRHSVGHLSIAGLEHWAVTSHQAYVDHAVAMASDLPALAQLRQGMRARMEASPLADGAGYAKAVEGVYRDLWQQWCHRSKK, encoded by the coding sequence ATGACACTGGAAGAGGCCTTTAAACAGGCGGCACAATGGCATAAACAGGGTTTGTTAGATCAAGCGGAATCGCTCTATCTACAGATCTTGAATGCAGCCCCTGAGCATCCGGTTGTGCTTTACCATTTGGCGCTTATTAGCCAAATGCGTGAGGACAAGGTGCAGTTTGAAGCCCGCTTACTGGCGGTGTTGGCGGTTGATCCACAACATCAAGATGGACACCGGCAACTGGGTACACTCTATACCGGCTTGCAACAGTTGGAAAAAGGGGCTGAACATTTTCAACAGGCTATGTCTGCGGGGGATGAAAGTGTCACGTTATTAGTGAATTACGGCTATAACCAACTGCGTCAAGAGCAGTTGGAAAAAGCCCAGGCTCTCTTTGAACAGGCTTTGCAGCAACAGCCACTGGATGCCGCATGGGATGGTTTGGCCAAGGTGTGTCGTGCCCGTGGGGATCTATCCGGGGCTGATGCGGCTTATGCTCAGGCACTGATGCTTAATCCCGATTCTGTGGCACATTTATGTAACCGGGCGCTGCTGCTCAACCAAATGGAACGTCATCGTGAAGCAGAAGATCTGTTCCGAGAGGTACTCAAACGTGACCCCAATTTGGCAGAGGCCCATAATGGTTTAGGTGTGTTGCTGCGTAAAACCCGCCGTCACTTAGAAGCAAGGCAGCATTTTGAACAAGCTTTGGCGCTGGAGGAAAACTTTATTGCAGCCCACAATAATCTCGCCAATACGTTGGTGGATGTTGGGTTGGCGGATGAAGCGATTGTGCATTTTGAGCAAGCGTTAGCGCTTGAAGAGAACCGTGATATCCGCAGTAATATGTTGATGTGCCTGAACTATACGACCCACTATACAGGGCCTGACCTGTCTAAGGCATTAAGGGTTTGGCAGCAGCACCATGGCCGTGGTTTTGCGGAACCTCATTTTCTCAATAACCCAGATCCCCACCGTCGATTAAAAGTGGGGTATATCAGTGCGGATCTTTGCCAGCATCCATTGGGTTTTTTCCATCTGCCCCTCTTTGAAAATCATGATCCTCAGGCGGTTGAGAGTTATGTCTATTCAAGCACCGTCAAGCATGACTGGCTGACGGCATTGTGTCAAAAACATGTGGATCATTGGTATGATCTCGCTGGGCAGCCAGATGAGGTGGTGGCCCAGCAAATTGCTGAAGATGGGATTGATCTGTTAATGGATCTTTCCGGTCATACCCGTGGTAATCGGATGATGTTATTGGTTAAAGGTAGCGCACCGGTACAAATTTTGGCTGGTGGTTGCTACAGCTCCAACGGAATTGACCGTATGGATGCTGTTTTGGCCGACCCCTACCAAATACCAGAAGTATTGACCTCTTGTTTTTCTGAGCCTTTACAGTATCTCCCTGGGTATTTAAATACAGTCTATGCACCCCCCCCCTATATGCCAGAAGTCAAACCGTTACCGGCCCTCAACAACGGTCACATCACCTTTGGGTGCTGTAACAACATGGCCAAAATCAATCCAGAAGTAATTGCCCTGTGGAGTAAACTGCTCAAAAGGTTGCCTACTTCAAGGTTGATCTTGCGGACCCATGGGTTAAATGGTGTGCAGACTCAGCAAAGGGTTATGGATACGTTTGCCATGCATGGGGTGCCAGCCCATCAGCTTCAGTTGGATGGTGGTGTGGCGCATGCCCAACTCTTAGCGGGTTATGGGGATATGGATATTGCGTTGGATCCTTTTCCCTATTCCGGTGGGTTGACCACGATAGAAGCCTTATGGATGGGGGTTCCTGTGGTGGCACTGCATGGTGACCGTTTGGCGGGGCGGCATAGTGTGGGCCATTTAAGCATTGCAGGGCTGGAGCATTGGGCGGTGACCAGTCACCAAGCGTATGTGGATCATGCGGTGGCCATGGCCAGTGATCTTCCCGCCTTGGCGCAACTCCGACAAGGGATGCGGGCACGTATGGAAGCTTCCCCTCTAGCAGATGGTGCGGGATATGCAAAGGCTGTTGAGGGGGTCTATCGGGACTTATGGCAACAGTGGTGTCATCGGTCAAAAAAATAG